In Halobacillus amylolyticus, the following proteins share a genomic window:
- a CDS encoding aminotransferase class I/II-fold pyridoxal phosphate-dependent enzyme, whose amino-acid sequence MNQNQTPLYTGVKEHTEKNPTQFHIPGHKKGKGMDREFAEFIGENALSIDLINIEPLDDLHHPHGMIKQAQDLAAEAFGADYTFFSVQGTSGAIMTMVMSVCQPGDKIIVPRNVHKSVTSAIIFSGATPIFIHPELDDRLGISHGITPEAVQKACQAHPDAKALLVINPTYFGISADLKQIVNIAHSFTIPVLVDEAHGVHIHFHERLPASAMQAGADLAATSVHKLGGALTQSSVLNLKEGLVSHERVQAILSMLTTTSTSYLLLASLDTARRQLAVKGRDLLEQSLILADYARSEINKLAPLYCPGNELLGSDATFDYDPTKLIVSVKNLGLSGYDVEVWLRERYKIEVELSDLYNILCIITPGDREQDVQLLLEALQELVLENKPSLMQKQITVQVPDIPSLALSPRDAFYAATEVVPFNESVGRISAEFIMVYPPGIPIFIPGEIITVENINYIRENIEAGLPVQGPEDDSLKTLHVIKEHRAFK is encoded by the coding sequence ATGAATCAAAACCAAACCCCCTTGTACACAGGGGTAAAAGAGCACACTGAAAAAAATCCAACACAATTCCATATTCCCGGACATAAAAAAGGAAAAGGAATGGACAGAGAATTCGCTGAATTTATCGGTGAAAATGCGCTATCCATCGATTTAATAAATATTGAACCTTTAGATGACTTACATCACCCCCATGGAATGATCAAGCAAGCGCAGGACTTGGCTGCAGAAGCCTTCGGTGCGGATTATACTTTTTTCTCTGTACAAGGTACTTCCGGAGCAATTATGACTATGGTTATGAGTGTCTGCCAGCCTGGCGATAAAATTATTGTACCTAGAAATGTGCATAAGTCTGTTACATCGGCGATTATTTTTTCAGGGGCAACCCCAATCTTCATTCACCCTGAGCTTGATGATCGATTAGGTATCTCTCACGGTATTACACCTGAGGCTGTTCAAAAAGCTTGTCAGGCTCACCCTGATGCCAAAGCATTACTCGTTATTAACCCAACCTACTTTGGCATATCAGCGGATCTTAAGCAAATTGTAAACATTGCCCACTCATTTACTATACCGGTACTCGTTGATGAAGCTCACGGTGTGCACATTCATTTCCATGAACGACTCCCGGCTTCTGCTATGCAAGCTGGTGCCGATTTAGCAGCAACGAGTGTCCATAAGTTAGGTGGAGCACTCACGCAAAGTTCGGTTTTAAATTTAAAAGAAGGTCTTGTGTCACACGAACGGGTTCAAGCTATTCTTTCGATGTTGACGACAACCTCTACCTCTTATCTTTTACTTGCCTCCTTGGATACAGCAAGAAGGCAGTTAGCAGTTAAAGGGAGAGATCTACTTGAACAGTCTTTAATATTGGCGGATTACGCTAGAAGTGAGATAAACAAATTAGCACCACTCTATTGCCCAGGAAATGAGTTACTAGGAAGTGATGCCACGTTTGATTATGATCCAACCAAGCTGATCGTTTCAGTGAAGAACCTCGGATTGTCCGGGTATGATGTGGAAGTATGGCTTAGAGAAAGATATAAAATTGAAGTTGAATTATCAGATTTATACAATATCCTGTGCATCATTACTCCTGGAGACCGGGAGCAAGATGTACAACTCCTTTTAGAAGCGTTACAAGAACTTGTTTTAGAAAATAAGCCTTCTCTTATGCAAAAACAAATCACGGTTCAAGTGCCTGATATTCCTTCACTTGCACTTTCTCCGCGTGATGCCTTTTATGCAGCAACAGAAGTTGTTCCATTTAATGAATCAGTTGGAAGGATTAGTGCGGAATTCATCATGGTTTATCCTCCAGGCATTCCAATCTTTATTCCTGGTGAAATTATAACAGTTGAAAACATTAATTATATTCGTGAAAATATTGAGGCTGGTCTACCTGTCCAAGGCCCAGAGGATGATTCCTTAAAAACTCTACATGTCATAAAAGAACATCGTGCATTTAAATAG
- a CDS encoding polysaccharide deacetylase family protein: protein MKKMTGMLLLVLLLTACAGEQAAVEKEPEQPEQAMDEQSSAEQIEKEKNNEAESNEADKQEDTKEEKDETVVASALEPEYELTDVWSFKPINDANEQVALLTFDDAPDEHALDIAKKLKELDAPAIFFVNGHFISSPEEQEVLKQIHELGFPIGNHTATHASLRDISKEQQREEIVGLNDKIEEIIGERPKFFRAPFGQNTDFSMRLAEEEGMLVMNWTYGYDWNAEYQNAGALADIMVNTELLAPGANLLMHDREWTAQAIPAIVKGIRDKGFELLDPSLIKTP, encoded by the coding sequence ATGAAAAAAATGACCGGTATGCTATTGTTAGTTTTATTGCTCACAGCTTGTGCAGGGGAGCAGGCTGCAGTGGAAAAGGAACCGGAACAGCCAGAGCAAGCAATGGACGAGCAATCATCAGCTGAGCAGATTGAGAAAGAGAAGAATAATGAGGCAGAATCGAATGAAGCTGATAAGCAAGAGGATACAAAGGAAGAAAAGGATGAAACAGTAGTAGCAAGTGCCTTAGAACCAGAATACGAGCTAACGGATGTATGGTCATTTAAACCTATTAACGATGCTAATGAACAAGTTGCATTACTAACTTTTGATGACGCTCCAGATGAACACGCATTAGATATAGCTAAGAAGCTTAAAGAGCTGGATGCTCCTGCAATATTTTTTGTGAATGGTCATTTTATAAGTAGTCCAGAAGAGCAAGAAGTATTGAAGCAAATTCATGAGCTCGGTTTCCCTATAGGCAACCATACAGCTACACATGCCTCATTGAGGGATATTTCAAAAGAGCAGCAGAGAGAGGAAATCGTTGGCCTGAATGATAAGATAGAAGAAATTATTGGAGAGCGTCCAAAGTTCTTTAGAGCTCCGTTTGGTCAAAACACGGATTTCTCTATGCGACTTGCAGAAGAGGAAGGTATGCTAGTCATGAACTGGACGTACGGATATGACTGGAATGCTGAATATCAAAATGCTGGGGCGCTTGCTGACATTATGGTAAATACCGAGCTTTTAGCGCCTGGAGCCAATTTGCTTATGCATGATCGCGAGTGGACAGCACAAGCTATCCCCGCTATAGTCAAAGGAATAAGAGATAAAGGATTTGAATTATTAGATCCATCGTTAATCAAAACTCCATAA
- a CDS encoding GapA-binding peptide SR1P, translating into MGTIVCQNCQKVIEHFENEKVSTLYSKCPSCNKSKKK; encoded by the coding sequence ATGGGTACAATAGTATGTCAAAACTGTCAAAAGGTTATCGAACACTTTGAAAATGAAAAAGTATCAACCCTTTACAGCAAATGTCCATCTTGCAATAAGTCAAAGAAAAAATAA
- a CDS encoding aromatic acid exporter family protein: MLFKLDDRILVATITATAMIPDFQDDYFVSFITRLGTTSIGIVISTFVNFSYCRLIILRVFTNALTNCSSMPHN, encoded by the coding sequence ATGCTGTTTAAACTTGATGATAGAATTTTAGTTGCGACAATAACAGCAACTGCCATGATTCCCGACTTTCAAGATGATTATTTTGTTTCGTTTATCACAAGATTGGGTACTACATCTATTGGTATCGTCATTTCAACTTTTGTTAATTTTTCTTATTGCCGCCTAATTATTCTCCGTGTATTTACAAATGCATTAACGAACTGTTCGTCCATGCCTCACAATTGA
- a CDS encoding aromatic acid exporter family protein, whose amino-acid sequence MLNSLKGFYLFGGRTIKIGISVFLTALFCGFFNFPIIFAVITAIVTIGHTAADSIKKAMIRFPASAIGASSVTGFYALVDKGH is encoded by the coding sequence GTGCTTAACTCTTTAAAAGGTTTTTATTTATTCGGTGGGCGTACAATTAAAATAGGTATTTCCGTGTTTCTAACCGCACTTTTCTGTGGTTTTTTTAATTTTCCTATCATTTTTGCAGTCATTACAGCGATTGTTACTATCGGGCACACAGCTGCTGATTCGATAAAAAAAGCAATGATCCGCTTTCCTGCTTCAGCCATTGGAGCGTCATCAGTGACAGGCTTCTATGCTCTTGTTGATAAAGGGCATTAA